From a single Cloacibacillus sp. genomic region:
- a CDS encoding ATP-binding protein, which translates to MMSTTEVFKQGDLKAILPNHALLQQARKRDRADASRWLYMRFGEVRDEEIGDTLVQDIMCIMSWQDGCAQCTDQRRCGHSRAVLEICEEYDRDGFRHFVTRARPCAQSVEHAQKHARTVVFLNSGIPAERYDNTFANFSLDGADMSLRAAKGTARECVERNKGLILGGPVGCGKTHLAIAMGMEALKNGRKVKFALMPELLEALKSEMLNNQATLLEEVKRCDWLIVDDAGTENVTSWKDERFFMIVDWRYGHKLPTVITTNAVGEEGLQKVLSGDRGERIFSRLMEMTEQAWMIGAPDYRRR; encoded by the coding sequence CTCAAGGCGATATTGCCGAATCATGCCCTGCTGCAGCAGGCTAGGAAACGAGACAGGGCGGACGCTTCACGATGGCTTTATATGCGTTTTGGCGAGGTGCGCGACGAGGAGATAGGCGATACTCTTGTCCAGGACATCATGTGCATTATGAGCTGGCAGGATGGATGCGCGCAATGCACTGACCAGCGCAGGTGCGGCCATTCGCGCGCTGTTCTTGAAATCTGCGAAGAATATGACCGCGATGGTTTCCGGCATTTTGTGACGAGAGCGCGTCCCTGCGCACAAAGCGTTGAACATGCACAAAAACACGCACGGACTGTAGTATTTTTGAATAGCGGCATTCCCGCGGAGAGATACGATAACACTTTTGCCAATTTTAGCCTTGATGGCGCTGATATGTCGCTGCGCGCCGCCAAGGGAACAGCAAGAGAATGTGTGGAAAGAAATAAAGGGCTTATTCTCGGCGGCCCTGTTGGCTGTGGCAAGACGCATCTTGCTATCGCAATGGGCATGGAAGCTTTGAAAAACGGACGCAAAGTGAAGTTTGCTCTTATGCCGGAGCTTTTAGAGGCACTGAAAAGCGAGATGCTAAACAATCAGGCTACGCTTTTGGAAGAGGTAAAGCGCTGCGACTGGCTTATTGTGGACGATGCCGGTACGGAGAATGTGACCAGTTGGAAGGACGAGCGTTTTTTTATGATTGTAGATTGGCGTTACGGCCATAAGCTGCCTACGGTCATTACGACTAACGCTGTCGGCGAAGAGGGGCTTCAGAAGGTTTTGAGCGGCGACAGAGGCGAAAGAATTTTCAGCCGTCTTATGGAGATGACGGAACAGGCGTGGATGATAGGAGCTCCGGACTACAGGCGAAGATAA